From Chloroflexota bacterium, the proteins below share one genomic window:
- a CDS encoding pyridoxamine 5'-phosphate oxidase family protein, with translation MEQDNINKIRRHDRAKDELWIRDFILRAPMGTMATEYEGQPFLVTRNFAYDPETHAIYMHGAKKGRTIENVAAQPQVCFSASEMGRLLPDERAMEFGVEFAGVVAFGHISLVADPQEAKHGLQLLCDKYFPHLKPDVDYEPTTDTDLKVTAVLRIDIDSWSGKEKRVADDFPGAFYYEEK, from the coding sequence TTGGAGCAAGACAACATCAACAAAATTCGCCGTCACGACCGGGCCAAAGACGAGCTCTGGATTCGAGATTTCATTCTTCGGGCACCGATGGGCACAATGGCCACAGAATATGAAGGGCAACCATTTTTAGTCACGCGCAACTTCGCCTACGACCCCGAGACGCACGCCATTTACATGCATGGAGCCAAGAAGGGCCGCACCATCGAGAATGTGGCCGCCCAGCCCCAGGTATGTTTCAGTGCCAGTGAAATGGGGCGCCTGCTGCCCGATGAACGCGCCATGGAATTTGGTGTCGAATTCGCCGGTGTGGTTGCCTTTGGCCATATCAGCCTGGTAGCAGACCCCCAAGAGGCCAAACACGGCTTGCAGTTACTCTGTGATAAATACTTCCCTCATCTAAAACCCGATGTGGATTACGAACCCACCACAGACACCGATTTGAAAGTTACCGCTGTCTTGCGCATCGACATCGATAGCTGGAGCGGAAAAGAGAAACGAGTTGCCGATGACTTTCCCGGCGCGTTTTATTACGAAGAAAAATGA